The genomic region ACCACCAGCAGCAGCGCGATGATGACCCATAAAGCGAGGTTGCGGCCGAAATTGCTCATTCGATTCCCTGGCCTGACGAGCCATATATTCGTGTTACGGACCCCGCCGCGCCGCCGCGGCAGATAATCCCCCGGTTCCGACCCTCGTCCGGCCGTTCCCGCCAGCACAGAACATAGGGAGCCCGTTGGCGTTTCACATCCCCACCCTGGCCTGGACACCCTTCGGGCACAACCCCGCCGACGGCAGAAAGGGTGCACCGGCAATAGGTGACTCGACCGCGTGAAGAATTATCGTTAAGTGGCAAGACACCGGGCCAGCATAGCCAAGATGCGGCACGACGAACAGTTCTCCGTGAAGCCGCAGCGCCGGTAGCGTGCGCAGCAACGCCGCCGGCAGATGCTGGGCCGCCTTCAGGTGCCGCAGCCTTGCGGCATCGTCACCCACCGCCCCGAACCAGGCAGCCTCTGGCAGCGCCGCCCCGTCCGCGAGGCGGAACCGACCGTCCCACACCGCCCCCGGCCGCGCCAGCACCGGGGCGGCCATCGCGGCGGCCTCCCGCAGCAGCAGCCAGCCCGGGCCGAGCCGACCGGCCGGCATCACCCGCACCCCCGCCAGCGTCGCCGGCCGCAGCGCAACGGCCAGGGCAGCCACCTGCGCCGGCGGCGGGGCATGGGCGGCGCCGGCGATGACGCGCAGCAACGCCCCCAGCGCCGGTGGCGATAACGGCCCCGGCGCCACCATTGCATAGCCCCCCGGATGCAGGCGTACTCGTGCCGCCAGCTCGGCCGCGACCTCATGGTCCACCGCCGCCCGCGCCGCGCCGCGCGCCGCCGCCGCCTCCCCGGCCGCGCGGGTCAGCACCCCTGCCCCGTCCGCATCGCCCCGCGCCAGACGCAGCCGCGCGCGCAGAGCCGCCGGGTTGCGGTTGGACGGGTCTTCCACCCAGTCGAGCCCGGCCGCGCGCAGCGTGGCGCGCAACCGGCCCGGCGGCACCGGCAGCAAGGGGCGCAGCAGGCGCAGCGATCGTCCCTCGACCAGCGCGGCCATGCCGGCCAGTCCCGCCGGGCCGCTGCCGGCCAGGCGCCGCATCGCCACCGTCTCGGCCTGGTCGCCGGCGTGATGCCCCATGAGCAGGTGCACGATGCCGAGCCCCGCCGCGGCCTCGGTCAGCGCCGCATGCCGCGCCGCCCGCGCCCGTGCCGCCAAAGCGGGGCCATGCGCCAACCCCTGCAGCACGATCAGCCGCGCCGCGATGCCGAGTCCGGCCAGCCGCTGCAGCGTCAGCGCCGCCTCGGCCCCGGATTCCGGGCGCAACGCGTGATCCACCACCAGTCCGGTCACCATGCCGCCGCGCGCCCGCGCCCAGTCGCGCGCCAGCAGCGCCAGCGCGAGGCTGTCGGCCCCGCCCGAGACCGCGACCGCCAGAAGCGGCGCCGGCTCGAACGGCCCCAGCGGCGCCATCAGCGCCGCGAACTCGGGGGCTGCGATCGGGGTCATGCGCGAAGCGGCAGGCGGGGCGTTGCCCCGCACCCGACCAGGAGGCTTCGCCTCCTGGACCTCCACCAAGGGCAAAGCCCTTGGAACCCAATACTCTGTGCCGCGCAGCGAGAATGGGATCCAAGGGCCTTGTGGCCCTTGGCAGGTCCAGGGCAGAGCCCTGGTCTTTTACGCACTTCTAGCGGCAGCCCGCGCTTTGCCGGGTGTCGCTGATTCCCTTGCGCACCTCCGGCCGCGGCGAGGGAAACTCCGAGGTCAGCTTGCCCAGTGTCTCGCAGGCGGCGCGCTTTTCGCCGAGATTGCTCAAGGCTGTGGCCAGGCCCAGCAGGCTGTCCTGGGCGCGCGAGCCGGTACGACTGCGATTGTAAGTGTCATCATAGGCGACCGCGGCCTTGGCCCAGTCGCGCCGTCCCGCCAGCGACTGCGCCAGCAGGAAATTGGCATCGATGCTGCGCGGCGTGCGCGGCCCCGACAGCACCTCGCGCGCGGCCTGCTCGGCCGTCGCGTAGTCGCGCCGGGCCAGGGCGGCATTGCCTTCCTGCAGCACCAGCTCGGGGGTGCGGCGTGGCGTGGCGGTCGCGGCGGGCGCAGGCGCGGCCGGCGACGCGGCCGCCGGGGCGGCGGGGGCGGCCGGCGCACCCGGTCGCGACGCCCCGCCCGAGCTCATGCCGTCGACGCGGAACGCGAGATCGCCGATCTGCTTGGACAGGTCCTCGCCCATCCGCTGGCGCGCGTTGTCGCCTTCGTCGACGCGGCCCCGCAGGCGCCGCACCTCGTCCTCGAGGTTGCTGACCCGATCGAGCAGTTGCGCCAGCAGATCCGAACTGGCGCCGGAGGGCGGCAAGCTGCCGCGGCTGCCGAGCGAAGACGGCGCCGCCGCGGCCCCACCACCGCCACCGCCACGCGCCACCTGCTCCCGCAGCATCTGCAGGTCGCGCCGGAGTTCGGCAATCTGGTTGTTCAGCCCGATCGCCTCGCGGCTGTCGAACTGCGCATACGCCGGCACGCTCGCGACCAGGGCGAACGCGACAAGCAGGACGGCAGCAAGGACGTGCTTCATCGACGACTCCGTGCAGGGCGAAATGGCGGGTCTTCTAAGCAGGCTCGTGCGGGTTGTCACACGGATCAGGGCCAACGGAGGGCCGTGCGGTGGCTGGCACGCGGCCCCTGCAATACGGACGCAACCCGGACGGATTTTGCCTCAGGCGGAAGATCCCGGATTCGAAACTGCACAAAAGGAAACCGGCGACCCGAAGGCCGCCGGTTCCTGTAGCGTAGCAAATCGAAACCGTTGCGGATTCGATCGGGTCGAAGGTAGCGGTGAGGCCTGACGGCCTCAGCGCACCGAGGTGATGGCGTTGCGGTTCTGCGCCCAGGCCTGCTCGTTCGAGCCCAGCGCCACCGGACGATCCTTGCCGTAGCTGATCGTGGTGATGCGGGCCGCGGACACGCCCTTGGCCACCAGGTAGTCACGCGCGGCGTTGGCGCGGCGCTGGCCGAGCGCGATGTTGTATTCCTCGGTGCCGCGCTCGTCGCAGTTGCCGGCGACTTGCACGTTGTTCTGGCCGTATTGCTGCAGCCAGGCGGCCTGACGGTCCAGAGTGGAGCGGGCCTCGGCCTGCAGCGAGGACTTGTCGAAAGCGTAGAAGACGCGGTCCCCCACGTTCTTCACCAGATCCTCCTGGCTGCCCGGAACCGGGCCCGCCGTGGTGACTTGCGCGCCGGACCCGGCAGTTGCGCCCTGGTCCGTGTTCGCGCAGGCCGCAACGAGAGCGACGGCGGCGAAGGCGCCCAGCATCTTGATGTTCATCGGTGTTGCATCCCTGGAAGAGCTGCTGATCTTGACGATCTGATCATCGGCCGTACAGGCGGAGCGACGGCTCCGGTCGAAGCGCCGTTGCCAATACATGGTCGCATTAGACCGGCGGAATGAACGCGGTCAAGGATTGCTGTCATCTGGAAGGCACATGTCATCCATGAACCTATGCATCCGTACCACAGTGCCTCGCCGCTCCGCATGTTTTTTAAGCGCCCAGCGGTGACCAGGCCGGATCGGATGCATCCGTCGGTGTCGTCACCGCCCGTTCATTGAAGCCGGTGATGTCGATCGAATAGAGCCGCGCCGAGAAGCCGGAGCCACGGGCGTCGCGCGCCGGCGATTCGCGCCAGAACATGATGACGCGGCCATTCGGGGCGAAGGTCGGCCCTTCGCAGAAATAGCTCTCGGAGAGAATCCGTTCCCCCGATCCGTCCGGCCGCATCACCCCGATCGCGAAACCGCTGCCGCCGAAGCGGGTGAAGGCGATCAGGTCGCCGCGTGGCGACCAGACCGGCGTCGCGTAGCGGCCCTGGCCATAGCTGATGCGCCGCGCGCCCCCCCCGCCCGCGCTCATGACATAGAGCTGCTGATCGCCACCGCGGTCGGAGTTGAACACGATCTGCGAGCCGTCCGGGCTGAAGCAGGGCGAGACGTCGATGGCGCTGCCATCGGTCAGCCGCCGCCCGCCGCCGCCGCCCACCGGCACCTGGATGATCGCCGAGCCACCGGTGCTGGTGGTCTGCGCCATGACGACGCTGCCGCCATCCGGCGAGAACCGCGGCGAGAGGGTGATGCCGTCGAAATTGCCGAGAAGACGCTGCCGGCCGGAGCCGAGATCGAACAGGTAGACCCGCGGCCGGTTGTTCAGGTAGCTCATGAAGGCGATTTCATCGCGCGTCGGATGGAATCGCGGCGTCAGCGCCATGAAGCCGCCATCGGTCAGGAAGCGGTTGTTCTCGCCGTCCTGGTCCATGATCGCCAGCCGCTTGACGCGCCGGTCGCGCGGCCCGCTGCCGGCGATGTAGACGATGCGCGTGTCGAAATAGCCCTTCTCGCCCAGCAGGCGCTCGTAGATCACGTCGCTGATGATATGGGCGATGCGCCGCCAGTTCGACAGCGTGGTGGTATAGGCGGTGCCCTGGATCTGCTGGCCGGGCAGCACGTCCCACAGGCGGAATTCCACCCGGACCTTGTCGCCGCCCTGGCTTTCCACCCGTCCGGTCACCAGCGCCTGCGCGCCGATCGCCTTCCAGTTCTGGAAGTTCGGCACGTCGCCGCCGCCCTGCGCCTTGATGAAGGCGGCCGGGTCGATCGGCCGGAACAGCCCGGAGCGGCCGAGATTGTTGGAAATGACGCCGGCGATGTCCTGGCCGAGCCGCGCCGTGTCGCCGCCGCCCGCCACGAGCGGGGGGATGGCGATCGGAATCGGGTCGGTCCGCGCACGGTTGACGTCGATCACCGCACTGCCGGGTGCGGCATCCTGCGCCCAGGACCGTCGCGCGGCGATGGCCGGGGCAAACAGCGTCGCCGCCGTGCCGGCGATGAGGACGCGGCGGGAAGGCTTCAGGTCATCCGTCATGCTAGGTCACCTGTCCGCAGAAATCTCAGGAATCGGTCGCAACTGCCGGAGGATATCCGTGCAGCACATGCCATGATCTGTCATCGGGGTGAATTCCCGGCCGAGATCGTCTTCGTTTATGGTCTGAAACGAAACTTCAGCGTGCCCCGGCCGCCCTGGACCACTCCCTGCGGCATCGGCAGGTTGGCGCAGCGCGGGTTGAGCACCGCACGTACCGCCCGTTCGGCGAAAGCGCGGAAGCGCGGATCGCCAAGACGGCCGCGATCCTCGTCGGCCACGACCGCGTCACGTGCCACGCCCTCGCCGTCGACGGTGACCATCAGCAGCACCTGCATCTTCTCGAGGTCGAGCGCGCCGGCGTCCTTGGTCCAGCATTCCCGCACCCGCTCGCCGATGGCGCCGCGCTGGGCGGTGTTGAGCTTGTCAGTCAGCGTGCCGTTCGGGCTGCCGCCGCTGCTGCCCTGGGCGGGGTTGGCGCGCGCGGTCGGCGGCTGCTGCTGGCGCTGCAGCGCGCGCAGCCGCTCGAGCGTGTTCTCCAGCGCCGGGCTGTCAGGCGCCGGATTCTTCGTCACGTTGGGCTGGCTGGTGCGGCTCGGCGGCGCCGGGGGCGGCGGCACCCGCGGCGGAGTCGGGGCCGGCGGTTGCGGCTGCGGCGTGGGCGGCGGCGGCGCCGGGGGCGCGGGCGGCGGCGGCGGCGGCACCGGCAGCGGCGACGGCTCCGGCGAAGGCGGCGGCGGCGCGGGCGGCTGCGGCGTCGGCGGCGGCGGTTCCGGCGTGGGCGGCGGCGGGGGTGGAGGCGGCGGAGGAGGAGGAGGCGGCGGCGGCTCGACCGGCTGCGGCTTGGGCGGCTCCGGAATCGGCGGCTGCGGCGTCACCTGCGGCGCCGGCCGCGAAGAGGGCGCCGGCAGCGGGCTCGGCACGTTGGCCTTCGGCGCTTCCTGGGGCGGCCCCTGCTCGGCCGTCTCCATCGCCAGTTCCACCTCCATCAGCGGCGGCTCTTCCGGCATGCGGATATTGAGGCCGGTCACCAGCAGCAGGAAAACCAGCAGATGCAGCAGCGCCGAGACGGCGGCGCTGCGGCTGAGCGGGGTACGAGTCCGCCACCAGAACAGAAGGCGGGTCACGGGCGTGAACATGGGCAAAGCACCACCTGGCCGGGCTGTCGTCTGCCTGGCCTCAGCCGCGGCCCTGCCGGCGTGGCGCCGCGCCCACCGGGGCCGGCGCACTGGCCGGGGCCGGCGCGGTAACGGCAGGTGCCGCGCCCGGCGCCGAGGAAGCGGCCTTGCCGGAAACCTGCTCGGTCAGCAGCGAGACCTTGGTGAAGCCGCCCTGGATGATGGTGCCCATCACCTCCATCATCCGGCCATAGGTGTTGCCGCGGTCGCCGCGCACGAAGATGCGCCGGTCCTTCTGGTCCTGGGCGATCGCCTGCAGCTTGGCCACCAGTTCAGACAGTTCCACCTGCGAATCCATCAGGAACACCTGGCCCTGCGCATTCACTGAAACCTGCAGCGGCTCGTTGTCCTGGTTGATCGGGGTGGCGTTGACCTTGGGCAGGTCGACATTGACCGAGCTGCTCATCAGCGGCGCCGTCACCATGAAGATGATCAGCAGCACCAGCATGACGTCGACCAGCGGGGTCACGTTGATCTCGGCGAGCGGCCGGTAGCGGCCGCGGCCCCGTCCGGGACCCTGCAGGGATGCGGCCATCGTCGTCTCTCCTTACCTCAGGCGCGCTCCTCGCTCTGGCGCGACAGGATCGCACCGAACTCGGTGGCGAACTGTTCCAGCCGGGCAGCGAAGCGCGCGAGGTCGGTGCTGATCTTGTTGTAGGCCAGCACGGCCGGAATGGCCGCGACCAGGCCGATCGCGGTGGCGAACAGCGCCTCGGCGATGCCCGGCGCCACCACGGCGAGATTGGTGTTGTGCATCGCCGCGATCGCCGAGAACGAATGCATGATGCCCCAGACCGTGCCGAACAGGCCGACGAAGGGGGCGGTCGAGCCGACCGAGGCCAGGAAGATCATCCAGCGCTCCATCCGCTCCATCTCGCGCTGGATGGCGACGTTCATCGCCCGCTCCACCCGGTCGCGCACGCCGCTGCGGGCGACGTCGGCGCCGGCCACGCGGGCCGAACGGCGCCATTCCGCCATCGCGGCGCCAAAGACGGTCGCCATCGGATGGGTGGGCTTGGCGCCCTCGTCCTCGAACAGCTCGTCGAGGCTGCCGCCGGACCAGAACCGGTCCTCGAAGCTGTCGGCCGCCTTGTTGACCCGACGCAGGGTGGTGATCTTCTCGAACACGATCGCCCAGACCCACACGCTGGCCAGCACCAGCAGGATCATCACCAGCTTGACGACAATGTCGGCCTGCAAGAACAGGCTCAGGATCGACAGGTCGCCGGCCGCCGTTCCGATGTTCACCGCGTCAACCGCCCGGTCCAATTCCGCCATTCCCCTCAACAGCAGCGCGACCACCGGCCGCGCGCGACCTCATACAGTTGGCATTACGGCCGATTCGTGGCCTTACGAAAGCGACACCAGGGCGTCATGCCAGCGGGCCGGCACTCGCCCGGGGCGCTGGTCGGCAGCCCGCACACAGGCCAGCCGCACCTCCAGCACCGCCAGTGGTCGTTCCTCACCCTCGCGGAAGATGGACTGGCGCACCTGCACGGAGGCCGGCCGCACCGAGACCGCCCGCGTCACCACCACCAGCGCATCGTCCAGCCGCGCCGGTGCGAGATAATCCACTTCGAGACGATGCACCATGAAGATTAGGCCATGCTGTGATGCCATTTCCGCGTGCGGAACGCCGGCGTCGCGCAACGCTTCGGTTCGCGCCCGCTCGGCGAATCGCAGATAGTTGGCGTGATAGACCACCCCGCCGGCATCGGTGTCCTCGTAATAGGTACGCAAACGATAACGATGGCCGCCCGGTTGCGACGCCGATTCGTATCGTTCGCTCATTCTTCCTCTCCCAGCAGATCGAGCGTCGGCTGCGTGCCCGCGGGCGGCGGCAGCCCCAGATGCTTCCAGCCGCGCTCGCCCAGCATGCGCCCGCGGCTGGTGCGCAGCACCAGGCCCTCCTGGATCAGGAAGGGCTCCACCACGTCCTCGAGCGTGTCGCGCGCCTCGGCCAGCGCCGCCGCCAGCGTCTCCACCCCGACCGGGCCGCCATGGTGGTGCTCGGCGATGCGGCGCAGATAGCGCCGGTCCATGGCATCGAGCCCCAGCCGGTCCACCTCCAGCCGCCGCAGCGCGGCGTCGGCGGTCGGGCGGTCCACCGGATCGTCGCCCTGCACCAGGGCGAAGTCGCGCACCCGCCGCAGCAGCCGCCCGGCGATGCGCGGCGTGCCGCGGCTGCGCCGGGCGATCTCCGACGCGCCCTCCGGCGTCAGGCCGAAGCCCAGCTTCTGCGCGCCGCGGCGCACGATCAGTTCCAGTTCCTCCGGCGTGTAGAACACCAGGCGCAGCGGGATGCCGAATCGATCCCGCAACGGAGTCGCGAGCAGCCCCGCCCGCGTGGTGGCGCCCACCAGGGTGAAGGGCGCGAGGTCGATGCGCACGCTGCGCGCCGCCGGCCCTTCTCCGATGATCAGGTCGAGCTGGAAATCCTCCATCGCCGGATAAAGGACTTCCTCGATCGCCGGCTGCAGCCGGTGGATCTCGTCGATGAACAGCACGTCGCGCGGCTGCAGGTTGGTCAGGATCGCCGCGAGGTCGCCGGCGCGCTGGATCACCGGGCCGGAGGTGGCGCGGAAGCCGACGCCCAGCTCGCGCGCCACGATCTGCGCCAGCGTGGTCTTGCCCAGGCCGGGCGGACCGTGCAGCAGCACGTGGTCCAGCGCCTCGCCGCGGGCGCGCGCGGCCTGGATGAAGATGGACAGGTTCTCCCGCGACGCCTTCTGGCCGATGAACTCGGCGAGCGTCTGCGGCCGCAACGATGCCTCGGCGGCATCCTCCTCGGCGCGCGCGGGGGAGACGGGGCGATCGTCCTTGCTCACCTTGCCAGTTCCTTCAGGCCCTCGCGGATCACCGCGTCCAGCGCCGCGTCATCGCCCAGCCGCTGCATCACCCGCTCCAGCGCCGCCGCCGCCTCCGGCCGGCGGTAGCCCAGGTTCAACAGGGCGGACAGCGCATCCGCCTCCACCCCGCCGACCGGCGGCGGCAGCACCGGCGAGAAGCCGACCCCCACCGGCATGCCGCCAGCCTTCTCGCGCAATTCCGTCAGCAGCCGCACCGCGAGCTTCGCCCCCACGCCCTGCGCCCGCGTCAGCGAGCCGCGGTCGCCCGCCTGGATCGCCCCCACCAGATCGCGTGGCGAGAGGGCGGAGAGGATATTCAGCGCCACCCGCGCCCCCACCCCCTGCACCGTGGTCAGCAGCCGGAACCATTCCCGCTCGGCGGCCTCGGCGAAGCCGAACAGGGTGATGGCGTCTTCCCGCACCTGGGTCTCGACCAGCACGGTGGCGATCTCGCCGGCCGGCAGCATGGCCAGGGTGCGGGTGGAGGCCTGCACCAGATAGCCGACGCCGTTCACGTCGATGACGCAGCGATCGGCCTCGATCTGCTCGACCCGGCCACGGAGCTGCGCGATCATCGCACCCCTGCCCAGCGCCGCGCCGTCGCGCGGTGATGCGCATGGCAGATCGCCACCGCCAGCGCATCCGCCGCGTCCGCGCGCCGGATCAGCGCCCCCGGCAGCAACCGGCGCACCATCATCTGCACCTGATCCTTGCTCGCGGCGCCGGTGCCGACCACCGACTGCTTCACCGCCATGGCGCCGTACTCCGCCACCGAGATCCCCGCCAGCGCCGGCACCAGCAACGCCACCCCGCGCGCATAGCCAAGCTTGAGCGTGGAGGCACCGTTGCGGTTGACATAGGTCTCCTCCACCGCCGCCTCCTGCGGGTGATACTCGGCGATCAGCGCGGTCAGCCCCTCGTGCAGCCGGCGCAGCCGCTCCGGCACCGGATCGTCCGAATCGGTGGGGATCACCCCGTCGCCGAGATGACGCAACCGGTTGCCATCGGCCTCCACCAGCCCCCAGCCGGTGAAGCGCAACCCAGGATCGATGCCGAGCAGGCAGACCAGCGTCGCCTCCCCTCAGCCCGAGAGCTTCGCCAGCACGGCTTCGGGAATGTCGAAATTGGCATAGACGTTCTGCACGTCGTCATTGTCCTCCAGCACGTCGAGCAGCTTCAGCAGCGACGCCGCCTTCTCCTCGTCCAGCGTCACCGTGGTGGCCGGGCGCCATTCCACCTTCGCCTCCTCGGGCGAGCCGAACTTCGCCTCCAGCGCATCGCGCACGGGGAAGAAGCTGTCGGCGGCACAGGTCACCTCGTGCCCGTCCGGACCGCTCTCGACATTGTCCGCCCCCGCCTCGATCGCCGCCTCCAGCATCGAATCCTCGTC from Rhodovastum atsumiense harbors:
- the tilS gene encoding tRNA lysidine(34) synthetase TilS translates to MTPIAAPEFAALMAPLGPFEPAPLLAVAVSGGADSLALALLARDWARARGGMVTGLVVDHALRPESGAEAALTLQRLAGLGIAARLIVLQGLAHGPALAARARAARHAALTEAAAGLGIVHLLMGHHAGDQAETVAMRRLAGSGPAGLAGMAALVEGRSLRLLRPLLPVPPGRLRATLRAAGLDWVEDPSNRNPAALRARLRLARGDADGAGVLTRAAGEAAAARGAARAAVDHEVAAELAARVRLHPGGYAMVAPGPLSPPALGALLRVIAGAAHAPPPAQVAALAVALRPATLAGVRVMPAGRLGPGWLLLREAAAMAAPVLARPGAVWDGRFRLADGAALPEAAWFGAVGDDAARLRHLKAAQHLPAALLRTLPALRLHGELFVVPHLGYAGPVSCHLTIILHAVESPIAGAPFLPSAGLCPKGVQARVGM
- a CDS encoding tetratricopeptide repeat protein, whose protein sequence is MKHVLAAVLLVAFALVASVPAYAQFDSREAIGLNNQIAELRRDLQMLREQVARGGGGGGAAAAPSSLGSRGSLPPSGASSDLLAQLLDRVSNLEDEVRRLRGRVDEGDNARQRMGEDLSKQIGDLAFRVDGMSSGGASRPGAPAAPAAPAAASPAAPAPAATATPRRTPELVLQEGNAALARRDYATAEQAAREVLSGPRTPRSIDANFLLAQSLAGRRDWAKAAVAYDDTYNRSRTGSRAQDSLLGLATALSNLGEKRAACETLGKLTSEFPSPRPEVRKGISDTRQSAGCR
- the pal gene encoding peptidoglycan-associated lipoprotein Pal — its product is MNIKMLGAFAAVALVAACANTDQGATAGSGAQVTTAGPVPGSQEDLVKNVGDRVFYAFDKSSLQAEARSTLDRQAAWLQQYGQNNVQVAGNCDERGTEEYNIALGQRRANAARDYLVAKGVSAARITTISYGKDRPVALGSNEQAWAQNRNAITSVR
- the tolB gene encoding Tol-Pal system beta propeller repeat protein TolB, encoding MTDDLKPSRRVLIAGTAATLFAPAIAARRSWAQDAAPGSAVIDVNRARTDPIPIAIPPLVAGGGDTARLGQDIAGVISNNLGRSGLFRPIDPAAFIKAQGGGDVPNFQNWKAIGAQALVTGRVESQGGDKVRVEFRLWDVLPGQQIQGTAYTTTLSNWRRIAHIISDVIYERLLGEKGYFDTRIVYIAGSGPRDRRVKRLAIMDQDGENNRFLTDGGFMALTPRFHPTRDEIAFMSYLNNRPRVYLFDLGSGRQRLLGNFDGITLSPRFSPDGGSVVMAQTTSTGGSAIIQVPVGGGGGRRLTDGSAIDVSPCFSPDGSQIVFNSDRGGDQQLYVMSAGGGGARRISYGQGRYATPVWSPRGDLIAFTRFGGSGFAIGVMRPDGSGERILSESYFCEGPTFAPNGRVIMFWRESPARDARGSGFSARLYSIDITGFNERAVTTPTDASDPAWSPLGA
- the tolR gene encoding protein TolR, which produces MAASLQGPGRGRGRYRPLAEINVTPLVDVMLVLLIIFMVTAPLMSSSVNVDLPKVNATPINQDNEPLQVSVNAQGQVFLMDSQVELSELVAKLQAIAQDQKDRRIFVRGDRGNTYGRMMEVMGTIIQGGFTKVSLLTEQVSGKAASSAPGAAPAVTAPAPASAPAPVGAAPRRQGRG
- the tolQ gene encoding protein TolQ, producing the protein MAELDRAVDAVNIGTAAGDLSILSLFLQADIVVKLVMILLVLASVWVWAIVFEKITTLRRVNKAADSFEDRFWSGGSLDELFEDEGAKPTHPMATVFGAAMAEWRRSARVAGADVARSGVRDRVERAMNVAIQREMERMERWMIFLASVGSTAPFVGLFGTVWGIMHSFSAIAAMHNTNLAVVAPGIAEALFATAIGLVAAIPAVLAYNKISTDLARFAARLEQFATEFGAILSRQSEERA
- the ybgC gene encoding tol-pal system-associated acyl-CoA thioesterase, with product MSERYESASQPGGHRYRLRTYYEDTDAGGVVYHANYLRFAERARTEALRDAGVPHAEMASQHGLIFMVHRLEVDYLAPARLDDALVVVTRAVSVRPASVQVRQSIFREGEERPLAVLEVRLACVRAADQRPGRVPARWHDALVSLS
- the ruvB gene encoding Holliday junction branch migration DNA helicase RuvB, which translates into the protein MSKDDRPVSPARAEEDAAEASLRPQTLAEFIGQKASRENLSIFIQAARARGEALDHVLLHGPPGLGKTTLAQIVARELGVGFRATSGPVIQRAGDLAAILTNLQPRDVLFIDEIHRLQPAIEEVLYPAMEDFQLDLIIGEGPAARSVRIDLAPFTLVGATTRAGLLATPLRDRFGIPLRLVFYTPEELELIVRRGAQKLGFGLTPEGASEIARRSRGTPRIAGRLLRRVRDFALVQGDDPVDRPTADAALRRLEVDRLGLDAMDRRYLRRIAEHHHGGPVGVETLAAALAEARDTLEDVVEPFLIQEGLVLRTSRGRMLGERGWKHLGLPPPAGTQPTLDLLGEEE
- the ruvA gene encoding Holliday junction branch migration protein RuvA, with amino-acid sequence MIAQLRGRVEQIEADRCVIDVNGVGYLVQASTRTLAMLPAGEIATVLVETQVREDAITLFGFAEAAEREWFRLLTTVQGVGARVALNILSALSPRDLVGAIQAGDRGSLTRAQGVGAKLAVRLLTELREKAGGMPVGVGFSPVLPPPVGGVEADALSALLNLGYRRPEAAAALERVMQRLGDDAALDAVIREGLKELAR
- the ruvC gene encoding crossover junction endodeoxyribonuclease RuvC; protein product: MVCLLGIDPGLRFTGWGLVEADGNRLRHLGDGVIPTDSDDPVPERLRRLHEGLTALIAEYHPQEAAVEETYVNRNGASTLKLGYARGVALLVPALAGISVAEYGAMAVKQSVVGTGAASKDQVQMMVRRLLPGALIRRADAADALAVAICHAHHRATARRWAGVR